A stretch of the Bradyrhizobium arachidis genome encodes the following:
- a CDS encoding CaiB/BaiF CoA-transferase family protein — translation MSALPLSGIKILDLTRVLAGPLSAQMLGDLGAEVIKIERPGTGDDARAFGPPYLTDPDGKENNNNSFYLCANRNKKSVTVNIAKPEGQEIVRELAKGVDVFMENYKVGDLKRYGLDYETIKKINPGIIYCSVTGFGQTGPYAPRAGYDAILQAMGGLMSVTGHMDGEPGEGPMKVGPSIVDYMTGMNTSIGILSALYHRDANNGEGQHLDVCLFDTVIASLSHWLQIYLVNGTTPPRRGTWGNGGMPAGVFRCTDGELMLVVGNDGQFQRTCAVLGEPELASDKRFLKNNDRVVHGKEIMAIFAGLFLKKPVAYWLEELEKAGVPSGPINDFGQVFSDPHVQSRGMRVKTRHKFEPELSLIRNALTFSGTPVTEYRAPPLLGEHTQEVLGAGLGYDADKIETLKKQGII, via the coding sequence ATGTCGGCCCTGCCGCTCTCAGGCATCAAGATCCTTGATCTCACGCGCGTCCTTGCCGGGCCCTTGTCGGCCCAGATGCTGGGCGATCTCGGCGCGGAGGTGATCAAGATCGAGCGGCCCGGCACCGGCGACGACGCGCGCGCCTTCGGCCCGCCTTACCTGACCGACCCCGATGGCAAGGAGAACAACAACAACTCCTTCTATCTCTGCGCCAACCGCAACAAGAAGTCGGTCACGGTCAACATTGCGAAGCCCGAGGGGCAGGAGATCGTCCGCGAGCTCGCCAAGGGCGTCGATGTCTTCATGGAGAACTACAAGGTCGGCGATCTCAAGCGCTACGGCCTCGACTACGAGACCATCAAGAAGATCAACCCCGGCATCATCTATTGCTCCGTGACAGGCTTCGGTCAGACCGGCCCGTACGCGCCGCGCGCCGGCTATGACGCCATCCTGCAGGCGATGGGCGGCCTGATGAGTGTCACCGGGCATATGGACGGCGAGCCGGGCGAGGGCCCGATGAAGGTCGGCCCCTCCATCGTCGATTACATGACCGGCATGAATACCTCGATCGGGATTCTCTCGGCCCTCTACCATCGCGACGCTAACAATGGTGAAGGACAGCATCTCGACGTCTGCCTGTTCGACACCGTGATTGCCTCGCTCAGCCACTGGCTCCAGATCTACCTCGTCAACGGCACGACCCCGCCGCGGCGCGGCACCTGGGGCAATGGCGGCATGCCGGCCGGCGTGTTCCGCTGCACCGACGGCGAGCTGATGCTGGTGGTCGGCAATGACGGCCAGTTCCAGCGCACCTGTGCGGTGCTCGGCGAGCCCGAGCTCGCGAGCGACAAGCGCTTCCTCAAGAACAACGACCGCGTCGTGCACGGCAAGGAGATCATGGCGATCTTCGCCGGGTTGTTCCTCAAAAAACCGGTGGCCTACTGGCTGGAGGAGCTCGAGAAGGCCGGCGTTCCCTCGGGGCCGATCAACGATTTCGGGCAGGTGTTCAGCGATCCCCACGTCCAGTCGCGCGGCATGCGGGTGAAGACCAGGCACAAGTTCGAGCCGGAGCTGTCGCTGATCCGCAACGCGCTGACCTTCTCGGGGACGCCAGTCACCGAATATCGCGCCCCGCCGCTGCTCGGCGAGCACACCCAGGAGGTGCTCGGCGCCGGCCTCGGCTATGACGCCGACAAGATCGAGACGCTGAAGAAGCAGGGTATTATCTAA
- a CDS encoding 3-keto-5-aminohexanoate cleavage protein: protein MTGKTIITCAITGNLTKPEQSPYLPITPEQIATSALEAAEAGAAIAHIHVRDPATGRPSMAIDLYRDVMERIRARNTSLVINLTTGPGGRFVPSVEDPRVAGPGTTLMQPEKRVEHIELLKPDICTLDLNTMNSGGEVVINTPRNVRIMAERMKAAGVLPEIELFDSGDCHLARDLFNDGTLKGPGLFSLVLGVKYGFSATSETMFYARSLLPPGAIWSGFGIGRAEFPMVAQAFLLGGHVRVGMEDNLYMSKGVLAKTNAELVAHAAGILKSLGASVASAADARAMLKLV from the coding sequence ATGACCGGCAAAACCATCATCACCTGCGCCATCACGGGCAACCTCACAAAGCCCGAGCAGTCGCCGTATCTCCCGATCACGCCGGAACAGATCGCGACATCCGCGCTCGAGGCGGCGGAGGCGGGCGCCGCGATCGCCCATATTCACGTCCGCGATCCCGCGACCGGCCGTCCCTCGATGGCGATCGATCTCTATCGCGACGTGATGGAGCGCATCCGCGCCCGCAACACTTCGCTCGTCATCAACCTCACGACCGGACCCGGCGGCCGCTTCGTGCCGTCGGTCGAAGACCCCCGCGTCGCCGGCCCGGGCACCACGCTGATGCAGCCGGAGAAGCGCGTCGAGCATATCGAGCTGCTAAAGCCCGACATCTGCACGCTCGACCTCAACACCATGAATTCCGGCGGCGAGGTCGTGATCAACACCCCGCGCAACGTCCGCATCATGGCCGAGCGGATGAAGGCAGCCGGCGTGCTGCCGGAGATCGAGCTGTTCGACAGTGGCGACTGCCACCTTGCGCGCGATCTCTTCAATGACGGCACGCTGAAGGGGCCCGGCCTGTTCTCGCTGGTGCTCGGCGTCAAATACGGGTTCAGCGCGACATCCGAGACGATGTTCTACGCCCGCAGCCTGTTGCCGCCGGGCGCGATCTGGTCCGGCTTCGGCATCGGCCGGGCCGAGTTCCCGATGGTGGCGCAGGCCTTCCTGCTCGGCGGCCACGTTCGCGTCGGCATGGAGGACAATCTCTATATGTCCAAGGGTGTGCTGGCGAAGACCAATGCGGAACTGGTCGCGCATGCGGCCGGTATTTTGAAGAGTCTGGGCGCCAGCGTCGCTTCGGCCGCCGACGCACGCGCGATGCTTAAGCTTGTGTAA
- a CDS encoding glycosyltransferase, translated as MNDRTPGADPRLSVVMTAFGDLRFIVSAVRSILDQTYKDFELIVVDDGSGEDETFARLGALDARIRVITSRQNIGTYAAANLGIANARGEIIARIDADDLAEPTRLARLVQELDRDQDLGLIGTWARHISETGEGHHFWTTPVTDTEVRWTILFANPFCHSSAAFRRTAFDSVGGYNATMRQSGDYELWWKLIDVCRAANIPEPLVQYRQNSRGLTAGNPSNWRERTDPFRRQSWERLGVGYEPQLVPHMAEFMLGQQIADWRARPRTYRVMLQLLTRFLAQPRRGTDQAVARKLASTIVGRILDDRSLAPVDRIRLWPLCAKLDWTATIAAVTRLKRR; from the coding sequence ATGAACGACAGGACGCCCGGGGCGGACCCGCGCCTATCGGTGGTGATGACCGCTTTCGGCGATCTCAGGTTCATCGTATCAGCGGTCCGAAGCATCCTGGACCAGACGTACAAAGACTTCGAGCTGATCGTCGTCGATGACGGCAGCGGTGAGGACGAGACATTTGCAAGGCTCGGCGCGCTCGACGCGCGGATACGGGTCATCACCTCCAGGCAGAACATCGGAACCTACGCCGCGGCCAATCTCGGAATTGCCAACGCGCGGGGTGAGATCATCGCGCGCATCGACGCCGATGATCTGGCCGAACCGACGCGCCTGGCGCGCCTCGTGCAAGAGCTCGACAGGGATCAGGATCTCGGGCTGATCGGCACGTGGGCGAGGCACATCTCCGAGACGGGGGAAGGCCATCACTTCTGGACGACGCCGGTGACGGACACCGAGGTGCGGTGGACCATCCTGTTCGCGAACCCGTTCTGTCACTCCTCGGCCGCCTTTCGCCGCACGGCCTTCGATAGCGTCGGTGGCTACAACGCAACGATGCGGCAATCCGGCGACTACGAACTGTGGTGGAAGCTGATCGATGTCTGCCGCGCCGCGAATATCCCGGAGCCGCTGGTTCAGTACCGGCAGAATTCGCGGGGGCTGACGGCCGGCAATCCTTCGAACTGGCGCGAGCGGACCGATCCTTTCCGGCGCCAGTCCTGGGAGCGCCTGGGCGTCGGCTACGAGCCGCAGCTCGTTCCGCACATGGCGGAATTCATGCTGGGGCAGCAGATCGCGGATTGGCGGGCGCGGCCGCGCACCTATCGCGTCATGCTCCAGCTTCTCACGCGCTTCCTCGCCCAACCGCGGCGCGGCACTGATCAGGCCGTAGCGCGAAAGCTCGCATCGACCATCGTGGGACGCATCCTCGATGATCGCAGCCTCGCGCCGGTCGATCGTATCAGGCTCTGGCCGCTCTGCGCGAAGCTCGACTGGACAGCAACGATCGCCGCCGTCACGCGGTTGAAGCGTCGATAG
- a CDS encoding radical SAM/SPASM domain-containing protein, whose amino-acid sequence MAYGAPSPPPIAPRRIRLEASSFCQLRCPSCPTTTGAIQPAIGSGFLKFEDFRQLVDRNPEIERIEISNYGEIFLNPQLVDILEYAHRKHIAVTIENSVNLNNAREDMLEALVRYEVQIMRCSIDGASAETYRIYRVRGDFDAVISNIRAINAFKRQYGSELPRLVWQFIVFGHNEHELPVARAMAAELGMGFNAKMNWDPKLSPIRDENFVRAQLGDAPISRAEYEQKNGHKYLSSLCHQLWDDPQINWDGKMLGCCRNFWGDFGGNAFTDGLAAGVNHEKMQYARQMLTGQRGPRNDIPCSTCEMYQDMQKRARFIDR is encoded by the coding sequence ATGGCCTACGGCGCGCCCTCGCCGCCACCGATAGCGCCTCGGCGCATCCGGCTGGAAGCCTCCTCATTCTGTCAGTTGCGGTGCCCCTCCTGTCCAACGACGACAGGGGCGATCCAGCCGGCGATCGGAAGTGGTTTTCTGAAGTTCGAGGATTTTAGGCAACTCGTCGATCGCAACCCTGAAATCGAGCGGATCGAAATCTCGAACTATGGCGAGATTTTTCTCAACCCGCAGCTCGTCGACATTCTCGAATATGCGCATCGCAAGCACATCGCGGTCACGATCGAGAATTCGGTCAATCTCAACAATGCCCGGGAGGACATGCTCGAGGCGCTGGTCCGCTACGAGGTCCAGATCATGCGGTGCTCGATCGACGGCGCAAGTGCCGAGACCTACCGCATCTATCGCGTCAGGGGTGACTTCGATGCCGTGATCTCCAACATTCGCGCGATCAATGCCTTCAAGCGCCAGTACGGCTCGGAGCTGCCGCGCCTGGTCTGGCAGTTCATCGTGTTCGGTCACAATGAGCACGAGCTTCCCGTGGCGCGCGCGATGGCGGCCGAGCTTGGCATGGGATTCAACGCGAAGATGAACTGGGACCCGAAGCTGTCGCCCATTCGCGACGAAAACTTCGTTCGTGCGCAACTTGGAGACGCGCCGATCTCGCGCGCGGAGTACGAACAGAAGAACGGCCACAAATATCTGAGCAGTCTCTGTCACCAGCTCTGGGACGATCCGCAGATCAATTGGGACGGCAAGATGCTCGGCTGCTGCCGGAATTTTTGGGGTGATTTTGGCGGCAACGCCTTCACCGACGGGCTCGCGGCTGGTGTCAACCACGAGAAGATGCAGTACGCCCGGCAGATGCTGACGGGACAACGCGGCCCGCGCAACGACATCCCCTGCTCGACCTGCGAGATGTATCAGGACATGCAAAAGCGCGCCCGGTTCATCGACAGATAG
- a CDS encoding TetR/AcrR family transcriptional regulator, with amino-acid sequence MASDQTRSAILAAAERLYADRGFGDVTLRDIVAEANVNLAAVNYHFGSKDELIAELFVTRSIATNRERLRALKAAEEDGGGRAPIDEIVRALVGPPLRGCLGPANQRSTAARFMIRASIESVPPIRRIKNREIDHLRKFAAAMRRSLPDRSDVEIYWGLNFALAMAHHTIRESERLIKLSEGKCDLDDVEDIIERVVSVSTMALTAGKTAASKTPPKLVAREAR; translated from the coding sequence ATGGCCAGTGATCAGACCAGATCTGCCATTCTCGCCGCCGCCGAACGGCTCTACGCCGATCGCGGTTTTGGCGACGTGACGCTGCGCGACATCGTTGCCGAGGCCAACGTCAACCTCGCGGCGGTGAATTACCATTTTGGCTCGAAGGACGAATTGATCGCAGAACTGTTCGTCACCCGCTCGATCGCGACCAACCGCGAACGTCTGCGGGCGTTGAAGGCAGCAGAGGAAGACGGCGGCGGCCGCGCCCCGATCGACGAGATTGTTCGCGCGCTGGTCGGCCCGCCCCTGCGCGGCTGCCTGGGCCCTGCGAACCAGCGCTCGACCGCGGCGCGCTTCATGATCCGCGCCTCGATCGAATCGGTGCCGCCGATCCGCCGCATCAAGAATCGCGAGATCGACCATTTGCGGAAGTTCGCCGCCGCAATGCGAAGGTCCCTGCCCGATCGCAGCGACGTCGAGATCTATTGGGGCCTGAACTTTGCGCTCGCGATGGCGCACCACACCATCCGCGAGAGCGAGCGACTGATCAAACTGTCGGAAGGCAAATGCGATCTCGACGACGTCGAAGACATCATCGAGCGCGTGGTGAGCGTGTCCACGATGGCGCTGACGGCGGGAAAGACGGCGGCTAGCAAGACGCCTCCCAAGCTCGTCGCGCGGGAAGCGCGTTGA
- a CDS encoding acyl-CoA dehydrogenase family protein: MDFDMSPKQKEWLDRVQSFMTKHVRPAVPIYNQQDQSGERWKVIPILEDLKKKAKAEGLWNMFMPPNEHEDDEFRGAGLTNLEYALLSEQMGHIAWASEVFNCSAPDTGNMEVFMRYGTKEQKRKWLRPLMDGEIRSAFLMTEPAVASSDATNIETRIERDGDHYVINGRKWWSSGVGDPRCKIAILMGKTDFNAAKHQQQSQILVPLDTPGIKVEKMLPVFGFDDAPHGHAQVLLENVRVPKENILLGEGRGFEIAQGRLGPGRIHHCMRTIGKAEEALEKMVRRLSSRTAFGKKIVEHSVWEQRIGEARTNIEMTRLLCLKAADMMDKVGNKTAQAEIAMIKVAAPNMALKIIDEAIQAYGGAGVSDEAGLAKDYAGIRTLRLADGPDEVHNRAIARLEIRKYANSPKH, translated from the coding sequence ATGGACTTCGATATGTCGCCAAAGCAGAAGGAATGGCTCGACCGCGTGCAGTCCTTCATGACCAAGCACGTCCGCCCGGCGGTTCCGATCTACAACCAGCAGGACCAGAGCGGCGAGCGCTGGAAGGTGATCCCGATCCTCGAGGACCTCAAGAAGAAGGCGAAGGCCGAAGGCCTCTGGAATATGTTCATGCCGCCGAACGAGCATGAGGATGATGAATTCCGTGGTGCGGGATTGACCAATCTCGAATACGCGCTGCTGTCGGAGCAGATGGGCCACATCGCCTGGGCCTCGGAAGTCTTCAACTGTTCCGCACCCGACACCGGCAACATGGAAGTGTTCATGCGCTACGGCACCAAGGAGCAGAAGCGCAAATGGCTGCGTCCGCTGATGGACGGCGAGATCCGCTCCGCCTTCCTGATGACGGAACCGGCGGTGGCTTCGTCTGACGCCACCAACATCGAGACCCGCATCGAGCGCGACGGCGATCACTACGTCATCAACGGCCGCAAATGGTGGTCGTCCGGCGTCGGCGATCCCCGCTGCAAGATCGCGATCCTGATGGGCAAGACCGATTTCAACGCCGCAAAGCATCAGCAGCAGTCGCAGATCCTGGTTCCGCTCGACACCCCCGGCATCAAGGTCGAGAAGATGCTGCCGGTGTTCGGCTTCGACGACGCGCCGCACGGCCACGCCCAGGTGCTGCTCGAAAACGTGCGGGTGCCGAAGGAGAATATCCTGTTAGGGGAGGGCCGCGGCTTCGAGATCGCGCAGGGCCGCCTCGGTCCGGGCCGCATCCACCACTGCATGCGCACGATCGGCAAGGCCGAAGAAGCGCTGGAGAAGATGGTTCGTCGGCTGTCGTCGCGCACCGCCTTCGGCAAGAAGATCGTCGAGCACAGCGTGTGGGAGCAGCGCATCGGCGAAGCCCGCACCAACATCGAGATGACGCGCCTTCTGTGCCTCAAGGCCGCCGACATGATGGACAAGGTCGGCAACAAGACCGCACAGGCCGAAATCGCCATGATCAAGGTCGCAGCGCCCAACATGGCGCTGAAGATCATCGACGAGGCGATCCAGGCCTATGGCGGTGCCGGCGTTTCCGACGAAGCTGGTCTTGCCAAGGACTATGCCGGCATCCGCACGCTGCGTCTCGCCGACGGTCCGGACGAGGTGCATAATCGCGCCATTGCCAGACTTGAAATCCGGAAGTATGCAAACTCTCCCAAGCACTAA
- a CDS encoding phosphotransferase family protein, which yields MADGVRKDEEFSGTKPVEERHRFDELRLEGWMRENVEGFEGPLVVLQFKGGQSNPTYRLNTPNRSYVMRRKPFGKLLPSAHAVDREYRVIAALGKQGFPVAKAYALCQDDGIIGAAFYIMSMEEGRVFWDPTLPSQTGDARRKIFTSKIETLANLHMFDPTAIGLGEFGKPGNYFARQIDRWTKQYRASETQHIPEFEKVAEWLPRTVPEQARISIVHGDYRLDNMIFHATEPRVQAVLDWELSTLGDPMADFTYLLMQWIMPGLDGADLKALNIPSLEEAAQIYCNVTKMSVPDLNWYFSYNLFRLAGITQGIAGRVRDGTAANAKAMESAKRTVPLSLASWEYAQKAGAV from the coding sequence GTGGCTGACGGCGTCAGGAAAGACGAAGAGTTTTCGGGCACAAAACCGGTCGAGGAGCGGCATCGCTTCGACGAGTTGCGGCTCGAAGGCTGGATGCGCGAGAACGTCGAAGGCTTTGAGGGGCCGCTGGTTGTCCTGCAATTCAAGGGCGGCCAGTCCAACCCGACCTATCGGCTCAACACGCCGAATCGCTCCTACGTGATGCGCCGAAAGCCCTTTGGCAAACTGCTGCCCTCGGCGCATGCGGTCGATCGCGAATATCGCGTCATCGCAGCCCTTGGAAAACAGGGCTTTCCGGTCGCAAAGGCGTACGCGCTCTGCCAGGACGACGGGATCATTGGCGCTGCCTTCTACATCATGTCGATGGAAGAGGGCCGGGTGTTCTGGGATCCGACGCTGCCGAGCCAGACGGGCGATGCGCGGCGAAAGATCTTCACCAGCAAGATCGAGACGCTCGCCAATCTCCACATGTTCGATCCGACCGCGATCGGCCTCGGCGAGTTCGGCAAGCCGGGCAATTATTTTGCTCGCCAGATCGATCGCTGGACCAAGCAGTATCGCGCGTCCGAGACCCAGCACATTCCTGAGTTCGAGAAGGTCGCCGAATGGCTGCCGCGCACGGTGCCGGAACAGGCGCGCATCTCGATCGTCCATGGCGATTATCGCCTCGACAACATGATTTTCCACGCGACGGAACCGCGCGTGCAGGCCGTGCTGGACTGGGAGCTGTCGACGCTCGGCGATCCCATGGCCGACTTCACCTATCTGTTGATGCAGTGGATCATGCCGGGCCTCGATGGCGCCGACCTCAAGGCGCTCAACATCCCGAGCCTGGAGGAGGCGGCGCAGATCTATTGCAACGTCACCAAGATGAGCGTCCCCGACCTCAACTGGTATTTTTCCTACAATCTCTTCCGCCTTGCCGGCATCACGCAAGGTATCGCCGGCCGCGTCCGCGACGGCACCGCCGCCAACGCCAAGGCCATGGAGTCGGCCAAGCGCACCGTGCCGCTGTCGTTGGCGTCGTGGGAATACGCACAGAAGGCAGGCGCGGTTTGA
- a CDS encoding ACT domain-containing protein — translation MSAERNLQTLLRQMNPEMRDGIFVFSTLPADSKIPDAIAPLLTFSEREGTTLVMRREDADSIGQTWQFASRLITLNVHSSLEAVGFLAAIATRLADAGISINAVSAFYHDHLFVPADRANEALALLQGMSGPRSG, via the coding sequence ATGTCAGCCGAGCGCAATCTTCAGACCTTGCTCCGACAGATGAACCCCGAGATGCGGGACGGCATCTTCGTATTCTCCACGCTTCCCGCAGACAGCAAAATCCCCGACGCGATCGCGCCGCTGCTGACCTTCAGTGAGCGCGAAGGCACAACACTCGTCATGCGCCGCGAGGACGCCGACAGCATCGGGCAAACCTGGCAATTCGCATCACGCCTGATCACGCTGAACGTTCATTCCTCACTCGAGGCGGTCGGCTTCCTCGCGGCGATCGCAACGCGCCTTGCGGATGCCGGCATCAGCATCAACGCGGTGTCGGCGTTCTATCATGATCATCTGTTCGTGCCCGCCGACAGGGCCAATGAGGCTCTTGCGCTTTTGCAAGGCATGTCAGGCCCGCGATCAGGATAA
- a CDS encoding TetR family transcriptional regulator — protein sequence MARRRMDKEAAPAGRTPLVPAQERSRERFDRILACAAEVITEKGSDAFRMSDIVERTGIAFGSLYQYFPDKSAIIGTLAERYNSVGHDCVRRDLADMKKLSDLHPALCRITDGYVRMFREHPTMHHIWQATQADRALQKIDQDDVAYLAGLLRESLQRVAPKTPAAALTNFAELTMVLIAAAVRHAITLPPAEARRVLALFKNMLPRDLSAMER from the coding sequence TTGGCCAGACGACGCATGGACAAGGAGGCCGCCCCTGCGGGCCGGACGCCGCTCGTTCCCGCCCAAGAGCGCAGCCGCGAGCGATTTGACCGGATCCTCGCCTGCGCGGCTGAGGTGATCACCGAAAAGGGCAGCGACGCCTTCCGGATGAGCGATATCGTCGAGCGCACCGGCATCGCGTTCGGCTCGCTCTATCAATATTTTCCCGACAAGAGCGCGATCATCGGAACGCTCGCCGAGCGCTACAATTCGGTCGGGCACGACTGCGTGCGGCGCGACCTCGCCGACATGAAGAAATTGTCGGACCTTCACCCTGCCCTGTGCCGGATCACCGACGGCTATGTGAGGATGTTCCGGGAGCATCCGACCATGCACCACATCTGGCAGGCCACGCAGGCCGACCGCGCCTTGCAGAAGATCGATCAGGACGACGTCGCCTATCTCGCCGGCCTGCTCCGCGAGTCCCTGCAACGTGTCGCGCCGAAGACGCCGGCCGCGGCGCTCACCAATTTCGCCGAGTTGACGATGGTCTTGATCGCGGCCGCGGTCCGTCACGCAATCACGCTACCGCCCGCAGAGGCGCGGCGGGTGCTGGCGCTGTTCAAGAACATGCTGCCGAGGGATTTGTCGGCGATGGAGCGTTGA
- a CDS encoding DUF1772 domain-containing protein, translating to MRQLLTTGLLWFSAIGCGLIAGLYFAFSTFIMTALGRIDQAAGIAAMNSINVEIVRSLFMPFFLGTTVSCAALAVMGLLRLSEPGGAAMIVGGGAYVIGMFVVTVVFNVPLNNALAAVRPSSPEAASLWAVYLKDWTFWNHVRTVASLGASALFIAALAGS from the coding sequence ATGCGCCAGCTCCTCACGACCGGCCTGCTCTGGTTTTCGGCGATCGGCTGCGGCCTCATCGCCGGGCTCTATTTCGCCTTCTCGACTTTCATCATGACCGCGCTCGGCCGCATCGATCAGGCCGCCGGCATCGCGGCGATGAACAGCATTAATGTCGAGATCGTGCGCTCGCTGTTCATGCCCTTCTTTCTCGGCACGACAGTGTCGTGCGCCGCGCTCGCGGTGATGGGCCTGTTGCGCCTGAGCGAGCCGGGCGGTGCCGCGATGATCGTGGGCGGCGGTGCCTACGTGATCGGAATGTTTGTGGTAACCGTGGTGTTCAATGTGCCGCTGAACAACGCGCTCGCCGCGGTCCGGCCGTCGAGTCCCGAGGCGGCGTCATTGTGGGCCGTCTATCTCAAGGACTGGACGTTCTGGAACCACGTGCGCACGGTCGCCTCGCTCGGCGCCTCCGCGCTCTTCATCGCGGCGCTCGCGGGCAGCTAG
- the argE gene encoding acetylornithine deacetylase, producing the protein MPNPRPDCIRKLLTDLVAFDTISDRSNLPLIAYVESYLASLGIKGERIVDETGQKASLWVTIGPANRPGLVLSGHTDVVPVVGQDWTHDPFKLVERDGKLYGRGTTDMKGFVAVCLAMVPDMVEAKLKTPIHLAISYDEEIGCVGVRPMLREVDRKKVKPLGCFVGEPTEMKVIIGHKGKHGVRATFKGLAKHSSIAPDGVNAIEYAAELITEIRRRADALAAETQPNSLYDVPHSTLLTSIVHGGAALNIVPDTCTVEFECRGIGITESREVTDAIVSWAKAEIEPAMKARHPDCGIDFEEILDYPALDTPADDAIVTLAKKLAGRNDHAKVAFGTEASLFVSMAGVPSVVIGPGSIAQAHTPDEFVEMSELLKCGEFVAGLIAHCAATGS; encoded by the coding sequence CTGCCAAACCCAAGACCCGACTGTATCCGCAAGCTGCTCACCGACCTCGTTGCCTTCGACACGATCAGTGATCGGTCCAACTTGCCCTTGATCGCCTATGTCGAGAGCTATCTCGCTTCCCTCGGCATCAAGGGCGAGCGGATCGTCGACGAGACCGGGCAGAAGGCCTCGCTCTGGGTTACCATCGGGCCGGCGAACCGGCCGGGCCTTGTGCTCTCGGGGCATACCGACGTCGTTCCGGTCGTGGGACAGGACTGGACGCATGATCCCTTCAAGCTGGTCGAGCGCGACGGCAAGCTCTACGGGCGCGGCACGACTGACATGAAGGGTTTTGTCGCGGTGTGCCTCGCCATGGTGCCTGACATGGTCGAGGCAAAACTCAAGACGCCGATTCATCTGGCGATCTCCTACGACGAGGAGATCGGCTGCGTCGGCGTGCGTCCGATGCTGCGCGAGGTCGACCGCAAGAAGGTGAAGCCGCTCGGCTGCTTCGTCGGCGAGCCGACCGAGATGAAGGTGATCATCGGCCACAAGGGCAAGCACGGCGTGCGCGCGACGTTCAAGGGCCTTGCAAAACACTCCTCGATCGCCCCCGACGGCGTCAACGCCATCGAATATGCCGCCGAGCTGATCACGGAGATCCGCCGCCGCGCCGACGCGCTGGCCGCAGAGACGCAGCCGAACAGCCTCTACGACGTTCCGCACTCGACTCTGCTCACCTCGATCGTGCATGGCGGCGCCGCGCTCAACATCGTGCCTGATACCTGCACCGTCGAGTTCGAATGCCGCGGTATCGGCATCACGGAATCGCGGGAGGTGACGGATGCCATCGTCTCCTGGGCGAAGGCCGAGATCGAGCCTGCGATGAAAGCACGACATCCGGATTGCGGCATCGATTTCGAGGAGATCCTCGACTATCCCGCCCTCGACACACCGGCCGACGACGCCATCGTCACGCTCGCGAAAAAGCTCGCGGGACGCAACGACCACGCAAAAGTCGCCTTCGGCACCGAGGCGAGCCTGTTCGTCAGCATGGCCGGCGTGCCGTCGGTGGTCATCGGCCCCGGCTCGATCGCGCAGGCGCATACGCCGGACGAGTTCGTCGAGATGTCGGAACTGCTGAAGTGTGGCGAGTTCGTCGCGGGGTTGATTGCGCATTGCGCGGCGACGGGCTCATAG